One part of the Nostoc sp. PCC 7120 = FACHB-418 genome encodes these proteins:
- the bcp gene encoding thioredoxin-dependent thiol peroxidase, with protein MSNIPQAGQPAPDFSTPDQNGNLVSLNDFQGQWVVIYFYPKDDTPGCTTEAKDFTGLHQEFNQLGAKILGVSPDSGKAHCKFIDKHNLSINLLSDPEHQLIEAYGAWRLKKFMGKEYMGVARSTFLISTDGIIAYAWPNVKTKGHAQAVLNKLQELINS; from the coding sequence ATGAGCAACATTCCCCAAGCCGGACAGCCAGCACCAGATTTCTCAACTCCTGACCAGAACGGTAATTTAGTGAGTCTGAATGATTTTCAGGGTCAATGGGTTGTCATATATTTCTACCCCAAAGATGACACCCCTGGGTGTACCACAGAAGCCAAAGATTTCACAGGTTTACATCAGGAATTTAATCAATTAGGAGCAAAAATTTTAGGAGTCAGTCCCGACTCTGGTAAGGCACACTGCAAATTTATTGACAAACATAATTTATCGATTAACCTATTAAGTGACCCTGAACATCAACTCATAGAGGCCTATGGTGCTTGGCGGTTAAAGAAATTTATGGGCAAAGAATATATGGGTGTAGCGCGTTCAACTTTTCTGATATCAACTGATGGCATCATCGCCTATGCTTGGCCTAATGTCAAAACTAAAGGTCATGCTCAAGCAGTGTTAAATAAGTTACAAGAATTAATTAATAGTTAA
- a CDS encoding cysteine desulfurase family protein: MSNRPIYLDCHATTPLDEQVLAVMLPYFTEKFGNPASIGHIYGWEAEAAVKQAREILAAEINASPEEIIFTSGATEANNLAIKGVAEAYFQKGQHIITVATEHHAVIDPCEYLKTLGFEITILSVQADGLIDLAQLEKALRPETILVSVMAANNEIGVLQPLAEIGEMCRTHNIIFHTDAAQAIGKIPLDVQAMNIDLMSLTAHKVYGPKGIGALYVRRRNPRVQLAPQQHGGGHERGMRSGTLYTPQIVGFAKAVEIALAEQTTENQRLTQLRDRLWSQLAQLEGIHLNGHPTQRLAGNLNISIEGVDGAALQLGLQPVVAVSSGSACSSTKTAPSHVLTALGSPEKLAYASIRFGIGRFNTAEEIDIVAKHAIATIQSLRKQATLV; the protein is encoded by the coding sequence ATGTCTAATCGTCCTATATATCTTGACTGCCACGCTACCACACCTCTAGATGAACAAGTATTAGCAGTAATGCTTCCCTACTTTACAGAAAAATTTGGCAACCCGGCTAGTATCGGTCATATTTACGGTTGGGAAGCAGAAGCGGCTGTGAAACAAGCACGGGAAATTTTAGCAGCAGAAATTAACGCTAGTCCAGAAGAAATTATCTTTACTAGTGGGGCTACAGAAGCGAATAATTTAGCAATTAAAGGTGTAGCTGAGGCTTATTTTCAAAAAGGTCAGCATATTATCACTGTTGCAACGGAACATCATGCTGTAATTGACCCTTGTGAATATTTAAAAACACTTGGTTTTGAGATAACTATTTTGTCAGTCCAAGCAGATGGATTAATTGATTTAGCCCAATTAGAAAAAGCTTTGCGTCCTGAGACAATTTTAGTATCGGTGATGGCGGCTAATAACGAAATTGGTGTGTTGCAACCTTTGGCAGAAATTGGGGAGATGTGCCGCACTCACAATATAATTTTTCACACAGATGCAGCCCAAGCTATTGGCAAAATTCCTCTGGATGTGCAAGCGATGAACATCGATTTGATGTCTCTGACAGCCCACAAAGTTTACGGGCCTAAGGGTATTGGTGCATTATACGTCCGCAGGCGCAATCCCAGAGTCCAACTCGCACCCCAGCAGCATGGCGGCGGACATGAACGGGGGATGCGTTCTGGGACGTTGTACACACCGCAAATTGTCGGTTTTGCCAAAGCTGTAGAAATCGCCCTCGCAGAACAGACAACAGAAAATCAACGCCTCACTCAGTTAAGGGATAGATTGTGGTCACAACTTGCACAACTGGAAGGAATACACCTCAACGGACATCCCACCCAGAGACTAGCCGGAAACTTGAATATCAGCATTGAAGGTGTTGACGGCGCTGCACTCCAGTTGGGTTTACAGCCTGTTGTGGCTGTGTCTTCCGGTTCCGCTTGTTCCTCCACCAAAACTGCGCCCTCCCACGTCCTCACAGCCTTAGGAAGCCCAGAAAAGCTAGCCTATGCTTCAATTCGCTTTGGTATTGGACGCTTTAATACAGCAGAAGAAATTGATATAGTAGCGAAACACGCGATCGCTACTATTCAAAGTTTACGCAAACAAGCAACTTTGGTATAG
- a CDS encoding cyanophycinase, with product MTRAFPNIAKCWKNFISRLTAYLKLLFQGNTVEVLPALAGPVLNLGGGGPDVEAAIQWMIHQVRGTAKVNVVVLRAYGGNDYNHLIYRMSGVNSVQTLVISNRQDANRDDIVQKVLNAGVVFFAGGDQCQYIRSWKNTKLEKAVASVYRRGGAVGGTSAGAMIMSDFIYDACACEDPIETKDALEDPYQNITFTYNFFQWSHLRGTIIDTHFDSRKRMGRIMAFIARQIQDGVSRSALGIAISEETSVVVDKYGKAKVLGRNAAYFVLGDHPPEICKPRTPLTYSDYKIWRVPCGETFDLNNPPARGYYFRSVKRGRFDSDPY from the coding sequence ATGACAAGGGCATTCCCAAATATAGCAAAGTGCTGGAAGAATTTTATATCCCGTCTTACAGCATACCTGAAACTCTTGTTTCAGGGCAACACTGTCGAGGTTCTTCCTGCCCTAGCTGGCCCTGTCCTTAACTTAGGTGGGGGCGGCCCGGATGTGGAAGCGGCTATTCAGTGGATGATTCACCAAGTCAGGGGAACCGCTAAGGTTAACGTTGTTGTTCTCCGCGCTTACGGCGGGAATGACTACAATCACCTGATTTATCGAATGTCCGGTGTAAACTCCGTGCAGACGCTGGTTATCAGCAATCGCCAAGATGCTAACAGAGATGATATTGTCCAGAAAGTCCTCAATGCTGGTGTAGTTTTCTTTGCAGGCGGTGACCAATGCCAATATATTCGTAGCTGGAAAAACACCAAGTTAGAGAAAGCTGTAGCATCAGTTTACCGCAGAGGCGGAGCCGTTGGCGGCACTAGTGCCGGAGCGATGATTATGAGTGATTTCATCTACGACGCTTGTGCTTGTGAAGACCCCATCGAAACCAAAGACGCACTTGAAGACCCTTACCAGAATATTACCTTTACCTACAACTTCTTCCAATGGTCACATTTGCGAGGAACCATTATCGACACCCACTTTGATAGTCGTAAGCGCATGGGACGGATAATGGCTTTTATTGCCCGACAAATTCAAGATGGTGTGTCTAGAAGTGCCTTAGGGATAGCCATTAGTGAGGAGACATCAGTTGTTGTAGATAAATATGGTAAGGCAAAAGTCTTGGGGAGAAATGCCGCCTATTTCGTCTTAGGCGACCATCCCCCAGAAATATGCAAACCCCGAACACCACTGACATATTCCGACTACAAAATTTGGCGCGTCCCCTGTGGCGAAACTTTTGACTTGAATAACCCACCAGCCAGGGGTTATTACTTCAGGAGTGTGAAACGGGGGAGGTTCGATTCAGACCCTTATTAA
- a CDS encoding glycosyltransferase family 4 protein, whose amino-acid sequence MKILVLSWEFPPRIVGGIARHVAELYPELVKLGHEIHLITVEVGQASMYEVVEGIHVHRVPVSYSHDFFHWVVNLNQSMGHHGGKLIAEEGPFDLIHAHDWLVGDAAIALKHNFKIPLIATIHATEYGRYNGIHNETQRYIHTKENLLAYNAWRIIVCTNYMRQEVERTLESPWDKIDVIYNGIRPEKKQHHEDFHAQDFRRQFAEDHEKIVYYVGRMTYEKGVSNLLNAAPKVLSEMGGYVKFVIVGGGNTDNLKRQAWDLGIWHKCYFTGFLSDEYLDKFQTVADCAVFPSLYEPFGIVALESFASRVPVVVSDTGGFPEVVQHTRTGIVTWVNNHDSLAWGILEVLKNPGYSQWLIDNAYKDLEHRFSWPKLAQQTEAVYQRVVKERSQVEW is encoded by the coding sequence ATGAAGATATTGGTACTAAGTTGGGAATTTCCACCGAGAATAGTTGGCGGTATTGCTCGTCATGTAGCGGAACTATACCCTGAACTGGTAAAGCTAGGGCATGAAATCCATCTAATTACGGTAGAAGTCGGTCAAGCATCGATGTACGAAGTCGTGGAGGGAATACACGTACATCGAGTACCAGTTTCTTATAGTCATGACTTTTTTCACTGGGTGGTCAATCTGAACCAAAGCATGGGACATCATGGTGGGAAGTTAATTGCTGAGGAAGGGCCCTTTGATTTAATCCATGCTCATGATTGGCTAGTAGGAGATGCAGCGATCGCTCTCAAGCATAACTTTAAAATTCCCCTGATTGCTACCATCCACGCCACAGAATACGGACGCTACAACGGTATTCACAACGAAACCCAACGCTATATCCACACTAAAGAAAACTTACTCGCCTACAACGCCTGGCGAATTATCGTCTGTACCAACTATATGCGCCAAGAAGTAGAGCGCACCTTAGAAAGTCCCTGGGATAAAATCGATGTGATTTATAACGGTATCCGACCAGAAAAGAAACAGCACCACGAAGATTTTCATGCTCAAGATTTTCGTCGTCAATTTGCCGAAGACCATGAGAAGATTGTCTACTACGTTGGTCGCATGACCTATGAAAAAGGTGTATCAAATTTGCTCAATGCAGCTCCCAAAGTTCTATCGGAGATGGGCGGCTACGTGAAATTTGTGATTGTTGGTGGTGGTAATACTGATAATCTCAAACGCCAGGCTTGGGATTTAGGAATTTGGCACAAATGTTACTTTACTGGTTTTCTTTCCGATGAATATTTGGACAAATTCCAAACTGTGGCTGATTGTGCAGTATTTCCCAGCCTTTATGAACCCTTTGGGATTGTAGCTTTAGAAAGCTTCGCCTCGCGGGTTCCCGTAGTGGTATCCGATACAGGCGGCTTCCCTGAGGTAGTGCAACATACCCGAACAGGTATCGTAACTTGGGTGAATAACCACGATTCTTTGGCTTGGGGAATTCTAGAAGTTTTGAAAAATCCGGGTTATAGTCAATGGCTGATTGATAACGCCTATAAGGATTTAGAACATCGCTTTAGCTGGCCAAAATTAGCCCAACAAACCGAAGCTGTTTATCAACGAGTGGTGAAAGAGCGATCGCAAGTTGAATGGTAA
- the lepA gene encoding translation elongation factor 4 produces MTDVPAVRIRNFCIIAHIDHGKSTLADRLLQATGTVDERQMKEQFLDNMDLERERGITIKLQAARMNYQAKDGQQYVLNLIDTPGHVDFSYEVSRSLAACEGALLVVDASQGVEAQTLANVYLALEHNLEIIPVLNKIDLPGAEPDRVVGEIEEIIGLDCSGAILASAKEGIGINEILEAVVERVPPPPNTVDQRLRALIFDSYYDIYRGVIVYFRVMDGTVKKGDRVYLMASEKEYEIDELGVLSPTQKPVNELHAGEVGYFGAAIKAVADARVGDTITLCNAKATEALPGYTEANPMVFCGMFPIDADQFEDLREALEKLRLNDAALQYEPETSSAMGFGFRCGFLGLLHMEIVQERLEREYDLDLIITAPSVVYKVITTKGEELYIDNPSHLPAPNDRERIEEPYVKVEMITPETYVGTLMELSQNRRGIFKDMKYLTQGRTTLTYEIPLAEVVTDFFDQMKSRSRGYASMEYHLIGYRENPLVKLDIMINGDPVDSLAMIVHRDKAYGMGRSMAEKLKELIPRHQFKVPIQASIGSKVIASEHIPALRKDVLAKCYGGDISRKKKLLQKQAKGKKRMKSVGTVDVPQEAFMAVLRLDQS; encoded by the coding sequence ATGACTGACGTTCCCGCAGTTCGCATTCGCAATTTTTGTATTATTGCTCACATCGATCATGGGAAATCTACCCTGGCCGATCGCTTACTGCAAGCCACTGGCACTGTTGACGAGCGGCAAATGAAGGAACAGTTTCTCGACAACATGGATTTGGAACGGGAGCGCGGCATTACAATTAAGCTGCAAGCTGCCCGGATGAATTATCAAGCCAAAGATGGGCAGCAGTATGTACTGAATTTAATTGATACGCCTGGCCATGTGGACTTTTCCTATGAAGTTTCCCGCAGTTTGGCAGCGTGTGAGGGAGCTTTGTTAGTGGTAGACGCATCTCAAGGGGTTGAGGCGCAAACTCTGGCAAACGTATATTTAGCTCTCGAACATAATCTAGAAATTATCCCAGTTCTGAACAAAATCGACTTACCAGGGGCAGAACCAGACCGGGTAGTCGGCGAAATTGAAGAAATTATTGGTCTAGATTGCAGTGGGGCAATTCTCGCTTCGGCTAAAGAAGGAATCGGTATTAATGAAATTCTCGAAGCCGTTGTTGAGCGTGTACCACCACCACCCAATACAGTTGATCAGCGCTTACGAGCATTAATCTTCGATAGTTACTATGACATATATCGCGGTGTCATTGTATACTTCCGGGTAATGGATGGAACAGTGAAAAAAGGCGATCGCGTCTATCTCATGGCTTCCGAGAAAGAATACGAAATCGATGAATTAGGCGTTCTTTCTCCCACCCAAAAACCAGTCAATGAACTGCACGCTGGGGAGGTGGGTTATTTCGGTGCAGCAATTAAAGCAGTAGCTGATGCGCGAGTGGGTGACACTATCACCTTATGCAACGCCAAAGCAACAGAAGCTTTACCGGGATACACAGAAGCCAACCCAATGGTTTTTTGTGGAATGTTCCCCATCGATGCTGACCAATTTGAAGATTTGCGGGAAGCCTTAGAGAAGTTGAGGCTCAATGATGCTGCGCTGCAATATGAACCAGAAACCTCTAGCGCGATGGGTTTTGGGTTCCGTTGTGGGTTCTTGGGTTTGCTGCACATGGAAATCGTCCAGGAACGCTTGGAAAGAGAGTATGACCTAGATTTAATTATTACAGCCCCCTCGGTGGTGTATAAAGTCATCACCACCAAAGGCGAAGAACTGTATATAGATAATCCTAGCCATTTACCAGCCCCCAACGATCGCGAAAGGATTGAGGAACCATACGTGAAGGTGGAAATGATTACACCGGAAACCTATGTCGGCACTTTGATGGAGTTGTCGCAAAATCGCCGGGGTATCTTCAAAGATATGAAATATCTCACCCAAGGACGTACCACCCTCACCTACGAAATTCCTTTGGCAGAAGTTGTTACCGACTTTTTCGACCAAATGAAATCGCGATCGCGTGGTTATGCCAGTATGGAATATCACCTCATCGGCTACCGCGAGAACCCCTTGGTGAAGTTGGACATCATGATTAATGGTGATCCTGTGGATTCCTTGGCGATGATTGTTCACCGAGATAAAGCCTATGGTATGGGACGTTCAATGGCGGAAAAACTCAAGGAATTAATTCCCCGCCATCAATTTAAAGTCCCCATTCAAGCGTCTATTGGTAGCAAAGTCATCGCCAGCGAACATATTCCCGCCTTGCGTAAAGATGTACTCGCCAAGTGTTATGGCGGTGACATCAGCCGGAAGAAGAAACTCTTGCAGAAACAAGCAAAAGGTAAAAAGCGGATGAAATCCGTCGGTACAGTCGATGTACCCCAGGAAGCTTTTATGGCTGTATTGCGTTTAGATCAAAGTTAG
- a CDS encoding glycerol-3-phosphate acyltransferase → MRELWGALVILIVCPFLGALPVIAWITYALKKRRLAHIGTKNVSVSAAFYHGGTIAGILAVVSEALKGVAAIYLARAFFPEGSFWELLSLIALVLGRYFMGRGAGTTNVVWGLLVHDPLLTIFVSLLAIISFTLLQSRNVVKYGVLFVFPLFVVLLHAEDFPKIISAVALAGLLWWIYKKIPDDLDLSSQEVDSESQGVFEYLQGNDIILSLDDELDPAIVGQKAATLSQIKRWGYQVPKGWVLTPGDDPEKLLEFLQPSELSPLVVRSSAIGEDSEQASAAGQYLTVLQVASYQQLQQAITEVRESYNYPPAVQYRRDRGLPDTAMSVLIQQQVQSAYSGVAFSRDPITQQGDAVIIEALPGSPTQVVSGKVTPEQYRAFVLEADNLSSVKLEGTGRVPQALIKQVAYLARRLEKRYLGVPQDIEWSYDGQTLWLLQARPITTLLPIWTRKIAAEVIPGVVHPLTWSINRPLTCGVWGDIFTIVLGDRSTGLDFTETATLHYSRAYFNASLLGEIFLRMGLPPESLEFLTRGAKISKPPLQSTLQNLPGLLKLLKQELNLEKDFKQDYQKVFIPGLSQLANASLEEQEIEELLAGIDFNLELMRRGTYYSILAPLSAAIRQGVFRVKDEQIDNSVTPEVAALRSLRALAVDAKQVLPECEPEQVFDKLAQVPGGEKILYEFNELLEDYGYLSDVGTNIAVPTWKEDPQPIKQLFVQLIQLSEPEKAELEARKVVAPKRKRGTVQRRVDIKGRVTELYSRLLAELRWRFVALEKILLKSGVLKEAGDIFFLELDELRNLLADTNDELRVSLNELIKFRRSQFHQDSQIEQVPLVVYGNIPPHPSETTDIYSDQILQGIAASHGQAEGRIKVVRNLQNLPDIDKDTILVVPYTDSGWAPLLVRAGGLVAEAGGRLSHGAIVAREYGIPAVMDVKGATWILQDGQRVRIDGSRGIVELSNDLRPE, encoded by the coding sequence ATGAGAGAACTTTGGGGTGCCTTAGTTATATTAATTGTCTGTCCCTTCTTGGGCGCGTTACCTGTAATTGCTTGGATTACTTACGCGCTCAAGAAGAGACGTTTAGCTCACATAGGTACAAAAAATGTCAGTGTCTCCGCAGCTTTTTACCACGGTGGCACCATTGCAGGGATTTTAGCGGTTGTATCCGAAGCCCTCAAAGGAGTCGCCGCAATTTATCTTGCTCGTGCTTTTTTCCCTGAGGGGTCATTTTGGGAATTGCTTTCCTTGATAGCTTTGGTACTCGGCAGGTACTTTATGGGCAGAGGGGCGGGGACAACCAACGTCGTTTGGGGACTATTAGTACATGATCCCCTGCTCACAATCTTTGTGAGTCTGTTGGCAATTATCAGCTTCACCCTGTTGCAGTCGAGAAATGTGGTAAAGTACGGAGTCTTATTTGTGTTTCCTTTATTTGTGGTGCTTCTCCACGCCGAAGATTTTCCTAAGATTATTAGTGCTGTAGCACTCGCAGGATTGTTATGGTGGATTTATAAAAAAATTCCTGACGACTTGGATTTGTCTTCCCAAGAGGTAGATTCAGAGTCACAAGGCGTATTTGAATATTTACAAGGCAACGATATCATCCTCAGTTTAGATGATGAGTTAGATCCGGCGATCGTGGGACAGAAAGCCGCTACTTTATCTCAAATTAAGCGCTGGGGTTATCAAGTACCCAAGGGTTGGGTACTCACTCCTGGAGATGATCCAGAAAAATTATTAGAGTTTCTCCAACCTTCCGAATTATCACCCCTGGTCGTCCGTTCTTCCGCCATTGGGGAAGACTCAGAACAGGCTTCGGCGGCTGGGCAATATTTAACAGTTTTACAAGTTGCCAGTTATCAGCAACTACAACAAGCTATTACAGAAGTCAGAGAATCATATAATTATCCACCTGCTGTGCAGTATCGGCGCGATCGCGGTCTACCCGACACAGCCATGTCAGTTCTGATTCAACAACAAGTCCAAAGTGCCTATTCTGGGGTAGCTTTTAGCCGTGATCCTATTACCCAGCAAGGTGATGCGGTGATTATCGAAGCTTTACCCGGTAGCCCGACTCAAGTTGTTTCTGGCAAAGTCACACCAGAGCAATATCGGGCTTTTGTGCTGGAGGCTGATAATTTGTCCTCGGTAAAACTAGAAGGCACAGGAAGAGTACCGCAGGCATTAATTAAACAAGTGGCTTACTTAGCTCGTCGGCTAGAAAAGCGTTACTTGGGAGTACCGCAAGACATTGAGTGGAGTTACGACGGACAAACCCTGTGGTTATTGCAAGCAAGACCAATCACGACCTTATTACCCATCTGGACAAGGAAAATCGCGGCGGAAGTGATTCCCGGTGTGGTGCATCCCTTAACTTGGTCGATTAATCGTCCCTTAACTTGTGGGGTTTGGGGTGATATTTTTACGATAGTATTAGGCGATCGCTCTACAGGATTAGATTTTACAGAAACGGCAACCCTGCACTATTCTAGAGCTTATTTTAATGCCTCTCTCCTGGGAGAAATTTTCCTCAGGATGGGATTACCGCCAGAAAGTTTAGAGTTTTTAACAAGAGGTGCAAAAATCAGTAAACCACCGTTGCAGTCAACCTTACAAAATCTGCCGGGATTACTCAAGTTACTGAAACAGGAACTCAATTTAGAAAAAGACTTTAAACAAGATTACCAAAAGGTATTTATTCCGGGGTTATCTCAATTAGCCAATGCGTCCCTAGAGGAACAAGAGATAGAGGAACTGCTAGCCGGGATTGATTTCAACCTAGAATTGATGCGCCGTGGCACTTACTACAGCATTTTAGCTCCCCTGAGTGCCGCCATCAGACAGGGAGTTTTCCGGGTGAAAGATGAGCAAATTGATAATAGTGTCACCCCAGAAGTAGCCGCTTTACGCTCACTCAGAGCTTTAGCTGTAGATGCCAAACAGGTATTACCAGAGTGTGAACCTGAGCAAGTCTTCGATAAATTGGCGCAAGTCCCAGGGGGAGAAAAGATTCTGTATGAATTTAACGAACTATTGGAAGATTACGGTTATTTGAGTGATGTCGGCACAAATATTGCCGTCCCCACTTGGAAAGAAGACCCCCAACCCATCAAACAGTTATTTGTCCAGTTAATTCAACTCAGCGAGCCAGAAAAAGCCGAATTAGAAGCGAGGAAAGTTGTTGCACCGAAACGCAAACGCGGGACTGTACAACGACGAGTAGATATTAAAGGACGAGTCACCGAGCTTTATTCCCGGCTATTAGCCGAATTACGGTGGAGATTTGTAGCTTTAGAAAAAATTCTGCTGAAATCGGGGGTACTGAAGGAAGCAGGCGATATCTTCTTTTTAGAGTTGGATGAATTACGAAATTTATTAGCAGATACCAATGATGAGTTAAGAGTTAGCTTAAACGAACTGATCAAATTTAGGCGATCGCAATTTCACCAAGATAGTCAAATTGAACAAGTCCCCCTGGTAGTATACGGCAATATACCCCCTCATCCTTCAGAAACCACAGATATTTACTCTGACCAAATATTACAAGGTATTGCCGCCAGTCATGGACAAGCCGAAGGCAGAATCAAAGTGGTGCGAAACTTACAGAACTTACCAGACATCGACAAAGATACAATACTGGTAGTACCCTATACAGATTCCGGCTGGGCCCCTTTGTTAGTTAGGGCAGGAGGATTAGTTGCTGAAGCCGGTGGTAGACTTTCCCACGGGGCGATCGTCGCGCGAGAATACGGTATACCTGCGGTGATGGATGTTAAAGGCGCAACCTGGATTCTGCAAGATGGTCAACGAGTCAGAATCGACGGGTCTAGGGGGATTGTGGAACTATCCAACGATTTACGACCAGAATGA
- a CDS encoding RNA polymerase subunit sigma yields MKFEGADSPKVVTVSTVLLLGAIAGLIIWALQAAYALN; encoded by the coding sequence ATGAAATTTGAAGGGGCCGACTCCCCTAAGGTAGTCACCGTCTCTACAGTATTACTGTTGGGAGCGATCGCTGGTTTGATTATTTGGGCGTTACAAGCAGCTTACGCACTCAACTGA
- a CDS encoding SGNH/GDSL hydrolase family protein, with amino-acid sequence MKLVLTMISLITIGLLALEIGLRSLFGFGNPLVYIGDQHIGYLLAPNQRTRRFGNRIEINEYSMRSKAIAKIPAPATLRVLLLGDSIINGGWWTDQTNTISNLMTTSLSSSTHDNYRQVEVLNASANSWGPRNELAYLQRYGNFHAQIIVLVLNTDDLFATAPTSLPVGRDRNYPDKKPPLALIEVWQRYIQKPQSIPELVALQKEGGDRVGINLDAIGKIQAFAHENNSQFLLVMTPLLRELGEPGPRDYEITARQRLKDFTQSQEMAYIDFLPIFNATNNFKALYRDHIHLSLQGNQLVSKEIEQAIASFTHTK; translated from the coding sequence ATGAAATTAGTATTAACAATGATTTCGCTCATAACCATAGGATTGCTGGCGCTGGAGATAGGGTTGCGATCGCTCTTTGGTTTTGGTAATCCTTTGGTTTACATCGGGGATCAGCACATTGGTTACTTGTTGGCTCCTAACCAGCGTACCCGTCGCTTTGGTAATCGCATAGAAATCAATGAATATTCTATGCGTAGTAAGGCGATCGCCAAGATACCTGCACCCGCCACACTGCGAGTTCTACTGTTGGGGGATTCGATTATTAACGGTGGTTGGTGGACAGATCAAACGAATACAATCTCTAATTTGATGACAACTTCCCTTAGTTCATCAACTCATGACAATTATCGACAAGTGGAGGTACTGAATGCTTCGGCTAATTCCTGGGGGCCGAGAAACGAGCTAGCTTACTTGCAACGTTATGGTAACTTTCATGCCCAAATAATCGTATTAGTACTGAATACTGATGATTTATTTGCCACTGCACCGACATCTTTACCAGTAGGACGTGATCGCAACTATCCAGACAAAAAACCACCCCTAGCATTAATAGAAGTATGGCAGCGTTACATCCAAAAACCCCAGTCAATCCCAGAATTAGTTGCATTGCAGAAAGAAGGGGGCGATCGTGTAGGGATTAATCTAGATGCGATTGGTAAAATTCAAGCATTCGCTCATGAAAACAATAGCCAATTTCTGCTAGTGATGACTCCCTTATTACGAGAATTGGGCGAACCAGGCCCCCGTGATTACGAAATCACAGCACGTCAACGCCTGAAGGACTTTACTCAGTCTCAGGAGATGGCATATATAGACTTTTTACCAATATTCAACGCCACAAATAACTTCAAAGCCTTATACAGAGACCATATTCATCTCAGCTTACAAGGAAATCAGCTAGTCAGTAAAGAAATTGAGCAAGCGATCGCTTCTTTTACTCATACAAAATAG